One window of Dehalococcoidia bacterium genomic DNA carries:
- the lysA gene encoding diaminopimelate decarboxylase, translated as MGLRYVSMRTDALDVFPEATSVAPSGHLVIGGCDTVEMARRFGTPLYVFDERTLRGMCRAFVGEFGRRHPQSQVLYASKAYINPALARIFQEEGLGLDVVSAGEMAIARAAGFPLERVYFHGNNKGPEELKLALEWGIGRVVVDNFHELDLLDRLAREAGKVQDVLVRVSPGVDPHTHAHTTTGILDSKFGMSIQTGQAEEAVARARKAKGLRLMGLHYHLGSPIFELEPYAQGMKVVLEFAAAMRQRHGLEMRELSPGGGFAVQYTRQAPPAVGQYAETIVSALRQGCDAHNLPLPRLVLEPGRAIVGRAGVALYTVGARKDIPGVRTYVSVDGGMGDNIRPAIYSSEYEALVANKAGAAPAEKVTIAGKYCESGDILLKDIVLPPLEPGDVLAVPASGAYCLSMASNYNASLKPAIVLVKDGQARLIRRRETFDDLLRCDVY; from the coding sequence ATGGGCTTGAGATATGTCAGTATGCGCACCGACGCCCTGGATGTGTTCCCCGAGGCCACCTCGGTAGCTCCCTCCGGCCATCTGGTCATCGGCGGCTGTGACACCGTGGAGATGGCGCGGCGCTTCGGCACGCCCCTGTACGTCTTCGACGAGCGGACACTGCGCGGCATGTGCCGCGCCTTCGTCGGCGAGTTCGGGCGGCGTCATCCTCAGAGCCAGGTGCTCTACGCCAGCAAGGCGTACATCAATCCGGCGCTGGCCCGCATCTTTCAGGAGGAGGGCCTGGGGCTGGACGTAGTGTCCGCCGGAGAGATGGCCATCGCGCGGGCGGCCGGCTTTCCGCTGGAGCGCGTGTACTTCCACGGCAACAACAAAGGCCCGGAGGAGTTGAAGCTGGCCCTGGAGTGGGGGATAGGACGCGTGGTGGTGGACAATTTCCATGAGCTTGACCTGCTTGACCGCCTGGCGCGGGAAGCGGGCAAGGTGCAGGACGTGCTCGTCCGCGTCTCCCCTGGCGTTGACCCGCATACGCACGCGCACACCACGACGGGCATCCTGGACAGTAAGTTCGGGATGTCCATCCAGACTGGCCAGGCGGAGGAGGCCGTCGCGCGGGCGCGGAAGGCGAAGGGGCTTCGTCTGATGGGCCTGCACTACCACCTGGGTTCTCCCATCTTTGAGCTGGAGCCTTACGCCCAGGGGATGAAGGTCGTGCTGGAGTTCGCCGCAGCCATGCGCCAGCGCCACGGGCTGGAGATGAGGGAGCTGAGTCCCGGCGGCGGCTTCGCCGTCCAGTACACGCGCCAGGCGCCACCCGCCGTGGGGCAGTACGCGGAAACCATCGTCAGCGCGCTGCGCCAGGGCTGCGACGCCCACAACCTGCCGTTGCCGCGCCTGGTGCTAGAGCCGGGGCGGGCCATCGTCGGGCGGGCGGGCGTAGCCCTGTACACGGTGGGCGCGCGAAAGGACATTCCCGGCGTACGCACCTACGTGTCCGTGGACGGCGGCATGGGCGACAACATCCGACCCGCCATCTACAGCTCCGAGTACGAGGCGCTGGTGGCGAACAAGGCGGGAGCGGCCCCCGCGGAGAAGGTCACCATCGCGGGGAAGTACTGCGAGTCCGGCGACATCCTGCTAAAAGATATCGTGCTGCCACCGCTGGAGCCGGGCGACGTGCTGGCGGTGCCCGCGTCCGGGGCGTACTGTCTGTCCATGGCCAGCAACTATAACGCGAGCCTCAAGCCGGCCATCGTGCTGGTGAAGGACGGCCAGGCCAGGCTTATCCGCAGGCGGGAGACCTTTGACGACCTCCTGCGCTGCGACGTGTACTAG